A section of the Desulfotignum phosphitoxidans DSM 13687 genome encodes:
- a CDS encoding LpxI family protein: MKIGLIAGGGQFPLLFAKKAAQKGISVVAAGFASETDPGLAKEVSVFQWLYLGQISRLVKYFKRQGVHEAVMLGTIEKTSIFKDIRPDFKALTFILKTGGSHDDAILTRFADLMKTQGIEIRPSTFLLPELLSPAGCWTQRPLDSAEQQDAYQGWKLAKAVGKLDIGQCIVISNGTVLAVEAIDGTDATIRRGGDLSRGNGCVVIKLSKPQQDLRFDLPATGCETIRTMAASGATALVLETGKSLSFDREKMVALADEYHIAITALTEQDIP, translated from the coding sequence ATGAAAATTGGATTGATTGCCGGCGGTGGACAGTTTCCACTGCTGTTTGCAAAAAAAGCGGCCCAAAAAGGGATCTCTGTGGTAGCGGCCGGATTTGCTTCAGAAACAGACCCCGGCCTGGCCAAAGAGGTATCTGTCTTTCAATGGCTGTATCTGGGCCAGATATCCAGGCTGGTAAAATATTTCAAACGCCAGGGTGTCCACGAGGCCGTGATGCTGGGAACCATTGAAAAGACCAGTATATTCAAGGATATCCGCCCGGATTTCAAGGCATTGACTTTTATTCTTAAAACCGGCGGAAGTCATGACGATGCCATTTTGACACGGTTTGCAGATCTCATGAAAACCCAGGGTATTGAGATCCGGCCCTCCACGTTTCTTCTGCCTGAACTGTTGAGTCCTGCCGGCTGCTGGACCCAAAGGCCCTTGGATTCCGCAGAACAGCAGGACGCTTATCAGGGATGGAAACTGGCCAAAGCCGTGGGAAAACTGGACATCGGCCAGTGCATCGTGATCAGCAACGGCACAGTCCTGGCAGTGGAAGCCATTGACGGTACAGATGCCACTATCCGCCGGGGAGGCGATCTTTCCCGGGGCAATGGGTGTGTGGTGATCAAGCTGTCCAAACCCCAGCAGGATCTGCGGTTTGATCTGCCGGCCACGGGATGCGAAACCATCCGGACCATGGCAGCATCCGGTGCCACGGCTCTGGTACTGGAAACCGGCAAATCCCTGTCTTTTGACAGAGAAAAAATGGTCGCCCTGGCAGACGAATATCATATTGCCATTACCGCGCTCACGGAACAAGACATCCCATGA
- the bamA gene encoding outer membrane protein assembly factor BamA yields MKKWLINAVLIGIILCGLPVWLYAEQTVSVAVFPFSVQAPSAQKSLGTDLPLMLGKRLENEGTQVVYVKEFMETQTWDVARFRQEGIRLGVDYIITGNVFMAGNAISIDANMHPIYETGPPLPFFSQSGSLEELHAAIGQLSRAIIGELFEKRIISTISVTGNRRVDSDAILRIISTNPGDIMNPEKLSKDLEQVYKMGFFDDVVIEKKDLDQGIEIVFNVTEKPSVRNIKFSQNRVYKEDELAAVVDTSTGSILNVYKINSDVEKIKRLYMEKNYHNCTVTYEITPLKNNQADIVFVIDEGEKIRIESIVFEGNTHFKDKKLKKTIQTREKGFWSFITSSGDLDESELTNDVLRIESLYKNNGFINVKLSDPQIDMGEESIAIYFKIDEGEQYKTGNVDITGDILTSKNDLFDKLLVKESDLYNRELIRKDMLGLSDLYSNQGYANVKVSPLVETDDASHQVHITYKIDQGEPVYFNRILISGNEKTRDKVIRREMAVEEQGKFSMSGIQRSYRNLSYRDYFQSVEINPVQTDVPNQRDLEVKVEEKPTGNFSFGGGFSTDDGPFGQVSLEERNLFGRGQNLKILGRISGETGLYDLGFTEPWIFDMPVSAGFNIYKLEREFEYYERNAIGLTLRSAYRQLWDYTTIGVEINFEDFEVEQAEKMYTNVTEGNFFTASIKPYISYDSRNHYFLPTEGVFSKVSAQYAGEFMGGDIDYTRYVAEGGFWMPLFWKFTGGFHMEGGYLDDRTNGQIDIDWERFYLGGINSVRGFDKYDINTREPGQTILRGGEKYIQFNAELIFPLQEEQGVAGVLFYDRGDVYRTSESIDLAKQYSSAGFELRWNSPMGPIRLAYGIVVEGQDEYQTGDGQFDFSIGAFF; encoded by the coding sequence ATGAAAAAATGGTTGATTAATGCAGTACTGATAGGGATAATTTTATGCGGACTGCCCGTTTGGCTGTATGCAGAACAAACAGTCAGTGTCGCTGTTTTTCCTTTTTCCGTTCAGGCCCCTTCGGCCCAGAAATCACTTGGCACAGACCTGCCTTTGATGCTTGGAAAACGGCTGGAAAACGAAGGAACCCAAGTGGTTTATGTCAAAGAATTCATGGAGACCCAAACCTGGGATGTTGCCAGATTCCGCCAGGAAGGTATCCGGCTGGGCGTGGATTACATCATTACGGGTAATGTCTTTATGGCCGGAAACGCCATCAGTATTGATGCGAACATGCATCCGATTTATGAAACAGGGCCGCCCCTGCCATTTTTTTCCCAGTCCGGTTCTTTGGAAGAACTGCATGCGGCAATCGGACAATTGTCCCGGGCAATTATCGGCGAGCTGTTTGAAAAACGCATTATATCCACCATCTCGGTTACGGGCAACCGCCGGGTGGATTCTGATGCGATTTTACGGATCATTTCAACCAACCCCGGTGATATCATGAACCCGGAAAAATTGTCTAAAGACCTGGAACAGGTTTACAAAATGGGTTTTTTCGATGATGTGGTGATCGAAAAAAAAGACCTGGATCAAGGCATTGAAATTGTTTTCAACGTCACGGAAAAACCCAGTGTCAGAAATATCAAATTTTCCCAGAACCGTGTATATAAAGAGGATGAACTGGCCGCAGTCGTGGATACCAGCACCGGGTCCATCCTCAATGTGTACAAAATCAATTCAGATGTGGAAAAGATAAAACGGCTGTACATGGAAAAAAATTACCACAACTGCACAGTTACCTATGAAATCACTCCCTTGAAAAATAATCAGGCTGATATTGTGTTCGTGATTGATGAAGGGGAAAAAATCAGAATTGAATCCATTGTGTTTGAGGGAAATACCCATTTTAAGGACAAAAAACTGAAAAAAACGATTCAGACCCGGGAAAAGGGATTCTGGTCTTTTATCACCTCTTCCGGTGACCTGGATGAAAGTGAACTGACAAACGATGTGCTGCGTATCGAGTCTTTATATAAAAACAACGGATTCATCAATGTCAAGCTATCGGATCCTCAGATAGACATGGGGGAAGAAAGCATTGCCATTTATTTCAAAATCGATGAGGGGGAACAGTACAAAACCGGGAATGTGGACATAACCGGGGATATTCTGACATCGAAAAACGATCTGTTTGACAAACTTCTGGTCAAGGAATCCGATCTGTACAACCGGGAACTGATCCGAAAAGACATGCTGGGGCTCAGTGATTTATATTCCAACCAGGGGTATGCCAATGTCAAGGTCTCCCCGCTGGTGGAAACCGATGATGCCAGTCATCAGGTACACATCACATACAAAATTGATCAGGGAGAACCCGTATATTTCAACCGGATTCTGATTTCCGGCAATGAAAAAACCCGGGACAAAGTGATCCGGCGGGAAATGGCTGTGGAAGAGCAGGGTAAATTTTCCATGAGCGGTATTCAGCGATCTTACAGAAACCTGAGCTACAGAGACTATTTTCAGTCTGTGGAAATCAACCCGGTTCAAACGGATGTGCCCAATCAACGGGATCTGGAAGTTAAAGTCGAAGAAAAACCCACGGGTAATTTTTCTTTTGGCGGGGGATTTTCAACGGACGACGGTCCTTTCGGTCAGGTATCTTTGGAAGAACGCAACCTGTTCGGCCGGGGTCAGAATTTGAAAATTCTGGGAAGAATTTCAGGAGAAACCGGTTTATATGACCTGGGATTCACGGAACCCTGGATTTTTGACATGCCGGTTTCCGCCGGATTCAATATCTATAAGCTTGAAAGAGAATTTGAATATTATGAACGCAATGCCATCGGTCTGACACTTAGATCCGCTTATCGACAGCTGTGGGATTACACCACCATCGGTGTGGAAATCAATTTTGAAGATTTTGAAGTTGAACAGGCGGAAAAGATGTATACCAATGTGACTGAAGGAAATTTTTTCACCGCCAGCATCAAGCCGTATATCAGCTATGATTCCAGAAACCATTATTTTCTGCCCACAGAAGGGGTGTTCAGTAAAGTGTCAGCCCAGTATGCCGGAGAATTCATGGGTGGAGATATTGACTATACCCGGTATGTAGCCGAAGGCGGATTCTGGATGCCTCTTTTCTGGAAATTTACCGGAGGCTTTCATATGGAGGGCGGGTATCTGGATGACCGCACCAACGGCCAGATTGATATCGACTGGGAACGATTCTACTTAGGCGGCATCAATTCGGTCCGAGGATTTGACAAATACGACATCAACACCAGAGAACCCGGCCAGACTATCCTGCGGGGGGGTGAAAAATATATTCAATTCAATGCGGAACTGATCTTTCCCCTTCAGGAAGAACAAGGAGTCGCCGGGGTATTGTTCTATGACCGGGGTGATGTCTATCGAACCAGCGAAAGCATCGATCTGGCCAAACAATACTCATCCGCAGGATTTGAACTGCGGTGGAATTCCCCCATGGGCCCCATTCGTCTGGCCTATGGTATTGTGGTGGAAGGTCAGGATGAATACCAAACCGGAGATGGCCAGTTTGATTTTTCCATTGGCGCATTTTTCTGA
- a CDS encoding hemolysin family protein: protein MTLNVTLLVICLVLSGFFSSSETALFSISKIKACHVAKDGSKTGQLIVKMKKDPHTLLTTILIGNNLANIGGASLATSIAITCFESNAVGIATGVMTLMILVFGEIFPKSFATQNNVLVARMVIFPLYWLSRIFFPLVLILNYIPKLYGSINPAYHTVTEDELMTMVEVVEEEGEIKEAEKEYITNIFEFDDTSCSEIMTPRADMFVVDTVEKLDIPAILSTGYSRIPVIEHSIDNVIGILHIKNLFADYQKLSMSDEPIDSLDIKAIMKKPYFIPESKKLDSLLQEFKAKKSHMAIVVDEHGGVAGLVTLEDVVEEIFGEIIDETDRMVPDIVRLKDNKWLVAGRINVEDLNKEIDINIPESVSYDTISGFFLEQIDRIPQPGESVIIDRWTATVKDMDGNRIQSFIVKKEG from the coding sequence ATGACATTGAATGTAACATTGCTGGTGATTTGCCTGGTGTTGTCCGGTTTTTTTTCATCATCCGAAACCGCGCTGTTTTCCATTTCAAAAATCAAAGCCTGTCATGTGGCCAAGGACGGTTCTAAAACCGGTCAGTTGATCGTAAAAATGAAAAAAGATCCCCATACACTGCTGACCACGATCCTTATCGGCAACAACCTGGCAAACATCGGAGGGGCTTCTCTGGCAACATCCATTGCCATCACCTGTTTCGAGTCCAATGCCGTGGGCATTGCCACCGGGGTCATGACGCTCATGATTCTGGTGTTCGGAGAGATCTTTCCCAAATCTTTTGCCACCCAGAATAATGTGCTGGTGGCCCGAATGGTTATTTTTCCGCTGTACTGGCTGTCCAGAATCTTCTTTCCTCTGGTGCTGATTCTCAATTACATTCCCAAATTGTATGGATCGATCAATCCGGCCTATCATACGGTGACCGAAGACGAACTCATGACCATGGTGGAGGTCGTGGAAGAAGAAGGGGAAATCAAGGAAGCGGAAAAAGAATACATCACCAATATTTTTGAATTCGATGATACATCCTGCAGTGAAATCATGACGCCCAGGGCGGATATGTTCGTGGTGGATACCGTGGAAAAACTGGACATCCCCGCCATTCTGTCAACCGGATATTCCCGGATTCCGGTGATTGAACACAGTATTGACAATGTGATCGGAATTCTGCATATCAAAAATCTGTTTGCTGATTATCAGAAGCTCTCAATGTCTGATGAACCCATTGATTCCCTGGATATCAAAGCGATCATGAAAAAACCTTATTTCATTCCCGAATCCAAGAAACTGGACTCACTGCTACAGGAATTCAAGGCCAAAAAAAGTCACATGGCCATTGTGGTGGATGAGCACGGGGGTGTGGCCGGCCTGGTAACTCTCGAGGATGTGGTGGAGGAAATTTTCGGAGAGATCATTGATGAAACCGACCGAATGGTACCGGACATCGTACGTCTCAAGGACAACAAATGGCTGGTGGCCGGACGGATCAATGTGGAGGACCTGAACAAGGAAATAGACATCAATATCCCGGAATCCGTCAGCTACGACACGATTTCCGGATTTTTTCTCGAACAGATCGACCGGATTCCCCAACCGGGGGAATCCGTGATTATTGACCGGTGGACGGCAACGGTCAAAGACATGGATGGCAATCGCATCCAGTCTTTTATTGTCAAAAAAGAGGGATGA
- a CDS encoding OmpH family outer membrane protein: protein MKRILFVTIISLLAISFVPMAFCADAVKIGVIDFEKIMKESSAGKMNQKVLNAKGTEFKNKLEKEKQSLDAIGQSFEKEALVLSDEKKRERERDFRNQIEDFKIMQQNYTNELKNLEIKMINDMQKAVFDIANELGKQEKYTLIIEKKNAGVIYAPDQIDITDRVITKYNAVTAQGN, encoded by the coding sequence ATGAAACGTATCTTATTTGTAACCATCATAAGCCTTTTGGCCATCAGCTTTGTGCCCATGGCATTTTGTGCGGATGCTGTTAAAATCGGTGTCATCGATTTTGAAAAAATAATGAAAGAATCCAGTGCCGGAAAAATGAACCAGAAGGTGCTCAACGCCAAAGGAACGGAATTCAAAAATAAACTGGAAAAAGAAAAACAGTCCCTGGACGCAATCGGCCAGTCTTTTGAAAAAGAAGCCCTGGTGCTCAGTGATGAAAAAAAGCGGGAACGGGAACGGGATTTCAGAAATCAGATCGAAGATTTCAAAATCATGCAGCAGAATTATACCAATGAATTGAAAAATCTTGAAATCAAAATGATCAATGACATGCAAAAAGCCGTATTCGACATTGCCAATGAACTGGGGAAACAAGAAAAATACACCCTGATCATTGAAAAAAAGAATGCCGGAGTGATCTATGCGCCGGACCAGATAGATATCACAGACCGTGTCATCACTAAATACAATGCCGTCACAGCCCAGGGCAATTGA
- the lpxA gene encoding acyl-ACP--UDP-N-acetylglucosamine O-acyltransferase, with protein sequence MIHPTAIIDGSAEIDSRVTIGPYAIVKSDVRIGAGTTIGSYTTIDNYVSIGEDCQIFQYAAIGGAPQDLKFHGEKSYLTIGRGSIIREFVTINRGTEAGGGITEVGEENYLMAYTHIAHDCKTGRQVILANNSTLAGHIEIGDHATIGGLVAIHQFVKIGNYAYIGGKSAVVKDIPPFVIAAGDRATLHGLNNVGLKRHRFSDFTLGELKKAYRIFFRIGLTVKQASERVKAEVEQIPEVKNFTNFIVTSSRGITR encoded by the coding sequence ATGATTCACCCTACCGCCATCATCGATGGATCCGCGGAAATCGATTCTCGAGTGACGATCGGCCCTTATGCCATTGTCAAATCAGATGTACGCATCGGAGCTGGAACCACCATCGGGTCCTACACCACCATTGACAATTATGTTTCCATCGGTGAAGACTGCCAGATATTTCAATATGCCGCCATCGGCGGTGCGCCCCAGGATCTGAAATTTCATGGAGAAAAAAGTTATCTCACCATCGGCCGGGGATCCATTATCCGGGAATTTGTCACCATCAACCGCGGCACGGAAGCCGGCGGCGGCATCACGGAAGTCGGCGAGGAAAACTATCTGATGGCCTATACCCATATCGCCCATGACTGCAAAACCGGCCGGCAGGTCATTTTAGCCAACAACTCCACTTTGGCGGGACACATTGAAATCGGTGACCACGCCACCATCGGCGGACTGGTGGCCATTCATCAGTTCGTCAAAATCGGAAATTATGCCTATATCGGGGGAAAATCCGCTGTAGTCAAGGATATTCCTCCCTTTGTCATTGCTGCCGGAGACCGGGCCACCCTCCACGGCCTGAACAATGTCGGGCTCAAGCGGCACCGTTTTTCCGATTTCACTTTAGGCGAGCTTAAAAAAGCCTACCGGATTTTTTTCAGGATCGGGCTGACGGTCAAGCAGGCATCGGAACGGGTCAAGGCCGAGGTGGAACAGATTCCGGAAGTGAAAAATTTTACGAATTTTATTGTCACATCCAGCCGGGGAATAACCCGATAA
- the lpxB gene encoding lipid-A-disaccharide synthase — MKDSGRHVLILAGEPSGDVHGAGLITAMRKQDPSLKFYGIGGTCMAKAGAHLFFSIDELSAMGLLEVIRQIRPVKQAFDLFKHHLKILDPELVILVDYPGFNLRAAAHARTHSQANVFYYITPKVWAWNPARLKQMTHRVDHAALIFPFEEKIYKKAGIPATYVGNPLLDQYPVPLQKSIESHTDASKQRIIGLLPGSRKNEIQTLLTPMLNAARKIHGNRPHVRFLVSAADAIPFNMIESKVAAAGNPELFHIISGNPRQIFEQADMLIAASGTITLEAALCKIPTVIVYKMSYLTYRLARAVVKVNYAGLANIIMGKEVMPELLQDAATPENIRFAALYMLDHLNEYRQKLAPVRQLLGGPGAADRAAEIALDLKNRPQNR; from the coding sequence ATGAAAGATTCAGGCAGACATGTTCTGATACTGGCCGGTGAACCTTCCGGTGATGTCCATGGGGCCGGCCTGATCACTGCCATGCGCAAGCAGGACCCCTCCCTGAAGTTTTACGGTATCGGCGGCACGTGTATGGCCAAAGCCGGTGCTCACCTGTTTTTTTCCATTGATGAGCTGTCCGCCATGGGGCTTTTAGAGGTTATCCGCCAGATCCGCCCGGTTAAACAGGCGTTTGATCTTTTCAAACATCACCTGAAGATCCTGGATCCGGAACTTGTCATACTGGTTGATTACCCTGGATTTAATCTCAGGGCCGCTGCTCATGCCAGAACCCACAGTCAGGCAAACGTGTTTTACTATATTACGCCCAAAGTGTGGGCATGGAATCCGGCACGCCTTAAGCAGATGACGCACAGGGTGGATCATGCCGCGCTGATTTTTCCCTTTGAAGAAAAAATATATAAAAAAGCCGGAATCCCCGCCACATATGTGGGAAATCCTTTGCTGGATCAGTATCCGGTGCCGTTGCAAAAATCAATTGAATCCCATACTGACGCTTCAAAACAACGGATCATCGGACTGCTGCCCGGATCCAGAAAAAACGAAATACAAACCCTTTTGACACCCATGCTGAATGCGGCACGTAAAATCCATGGGAATCGTCCCCATGTCCGGTTTCTGGTTTCTGCGGCAGATGCGATTCCTTTCAATATGATTGAATCAAAGGTGGCTGCAGCCGGAAATCCTGAGTTGTTTCACATCATTTCCGGCAACCCCCGGCAGATCTTTGAACAGGCGGACATGTTGATTGCCGCATCCGGCACCATCACCCTTGAAGCAGCGCTATGTAAAATTCCCACGGTGATCGTTTATAAAATGTCTTATCTGACCTATCGCTTGGCCCGGGCCGTCGTCAAAGTAAACTATGCCGGTCTGGCAAACATTATCATGGGCAAAGAAGTGATGCCTGAACTGCTTCAGGATGCAGCCACGCCTGAGAACATCCGTTTTGCTGCGCTATATATGCTGGATCACCTGAACGAATACCGGCAGAAACTGGCCCCGGTCAGACAATTGCTGGGAGGACCGGGCGCGGCTGACAGAGCGGCTGAAATCGCTCTGGATTTAAAAAACCGCCCCCAAAACAGGTAA
- the aroE gene encoding shikimate dehydrogenase, whose product MIPVNADTRLFCVLGNPVSHSKSPLIHNQAFADHQIDAVYLAFAPSDIQKAMDAVRQFDIQGVSVTIPFKQKVISFLDKIDAEASSIGAVNTIVNQNGVLSGYNTDSFAAIAPLKDVQISGKTVLIIGAGGAARAVAFGIHAHKGNLLITNRSQDKGRALAARYNADFYPMEAIRHLRPDIIINTTSLGMTPGENVLSCPEDCLTSETLVMDVVYTPLETRLISAARQKGCHVVDGLTMFIAQAAAQFELWTGILPDTKKMRHTILTHPDFQTQ is encoded by the coding sequence ATGATACCCGTCAATGCAGATACCCGGCTATTCTGTGTGCTGGGCAACCCGGTGTCCCATTCCAAAAGCCCTTTGATTCACAATCAGGCTTTTGCCGACCATCAGATCGATGCCGTGTACCTGGCGTTTGCGCCCAGTGATATCCAAAAAGCCATGGATGCGGTCCGGCAATTTGATATTCAGGGTGTTTCCGTGACCATTCCCTTTAAACAGAAAGTGATCTCCTTTCTGGATAAAATCGATGCTGAAGCCTCGTCCATTGGTGCGGTAAACACCATTGTCAACCAGAACGGCGTGCTTTCCGGGTACAACACCGACAGTTTTGCCGCCATTGCTCCGTTAAAGGATGTACAGATCTCCGGCAAAACCGTGCTGATCATCGGGGCAGGGGGGGCGGCTCGGGCCGTGGCTTTCGGTATTCATGCGCACAAAGGAAACCTGTTGATCACCAACCGGTCCCAGGATAAGGGCAGGGCACTGGCCGCCCGCTATAACGCTGATTTTTATCCCATGGAAGCCATCAGACACCTTCGCCCGGATATCATCATCAACACCACATCTTTGGGCATGACCCCTGGAGAAAATGTATTGTCCTGTCCAGAAGACTGCCTGACTTCTGAAACACTGGTGATGGATGTGGTGTATACCCCTTTGGAAACCCGTCTGATCTCTGCGGCCAGACAAAAAGGGTGTCATGTGGTGGACGGGCTGACCATGTTCATTGCCCAGGCCGCGGCCCAGTTTGAGCTGTGGACGGGGATTTTGCCGGACACAAAAAAAATGCGGCACACGATTCTCACCCATCCGGACTTTCAGACCCAATAA
- the aroA gene encoding 3-phosphoshikimate 1-carboxyvinyltransferase, translated as MKQLYPKHPLPRIVTVPGSKSISHRMLICAALCRGTCGIRNLLDSQDIGLTLHALACMGAKIDKISSDTVNVTGFAGHPVPFADPIYLGNSGTSMRLLAGIAGLGTTPYTLTGDARMCARPMKELLDALTLLEIRAESESHQGFPPVIIQGGHRHGGTTRLDCSKSSQYLSALLMISPFMTHGLTIDLTGPPVSSPYIDLTLDVMKQFQVTGYRINDTTYQIPGGQPYIPGDHVVEPDLSNAGYFWAAGAITGQKIGVAHIRPDSLQGDLKQIHILEKMGCDLIFDNQAISVKGRHHLQAVDVDMSDTPDAVPAIAVVAAFAQGTTRIRNIRHLREKECDRIHAVTSQLEKMGIQTDQGEDWLSVTGGTPKGAVIHTFNDHRIAMAFAVAGLKVPGIQIENETCVGKSFPGFWDVYDAL; from the coding sequence ATGAAACAATTGTATCCCAAACACCCCTTACCCCGGATTGTCACCGTGCCGGGATCCAAAAGCATTTCCCACCGGATGCTCATCTGCGCGGCCCTGTGCCGCGGCACCTGCGGTATCCGAAATCTGCTGGACTCCCAGGATATCGGTTTGACCCTGCATGCATTGGCCTGCATGGGCGCAAAAATTGACAAAATTTCTTCCGACACGGTAAATGTCACCGGATTTGCCGGTCATCCCGTGCCGTTTGCAGATCCCATCTATCTGGGTAACTCCGGCACTTCCATGCGTCTGCTAGCCGGTATTGCCGGGCTCGGCACCACGCCTTACACCCTGACCGGTGATGCCCGCATGTGTGCCCGGCCCATGAAGGAACTGCTGGATGCTTTGACGCTCCTGGAAATCCGCGCGGAATCCGAATCTCACCAGGGATTCCCCCCCGTGATCATCCAGGGCGGTCACCGTCACGGGGGCACCACCCGGCTGGACTGCTCAAAAAGCAGTCAATATCTGTCTGCCCTGCTGATGATCAGCCCGTTCATGACCCATGGGTTGACCATTGATCTGACCGGTCCGCCTGTATCTTCTCCATATATCGATCTGACCCTGGATGTGATGAAACAGTTTCAGGTGACAGGTTATCGCATCAACGACACCACGTACCAGATTCCCGGAGGACAGCCATACATCCCCGGTGACCATGTGGTGGAGCCCGATCTGTCCAATGCCGGGTATTTCTGGGCGGCCGGCGCCATTACCGGACAAAAAATCGGGGTGGCCCATATCCGGCCGGATTCCCTTCAAGGGGATTTGAAACAAATTCATATTCTGGAAAAAATGGGATGTGACCTGATTTTTGATAATCAGGCAATCTCTGTGAAAGGCCGGCACCACCTGCAAGCCGTGGATGTGGATATGTCCGACACTCCGGATGCCGTGCCGGCCATTGCCGTGGTGGCGGCGTTTGCCCAAGGCACCACCCGGATACGCAATATCCGGCATTTGCGGGAAAAAGAGTGCGACCGGATCCATGCCGTGACATCCCAGCTTGAAAAAATGGGGATCCAGACCGATCAGGGGGAGGACTGGCTCTCGGTGACAGGAGGTACGCCCAAAGGGGCCGTCATCCACACCTTCAATGATCATCGCATTGCCATGGCGTTTGCCGTGGCCGGTCTGAAGGTGCCGGGCATACAGATTGAAAATGAAACCTGTGTGGGAAAATCCTTTCCCGGGTTCTGGGATGTATATGATGCCCTGTAA
- the lpxD gene encoding UDP-3-O-(3-hydroxymyristoyl)glucosamine N-acyltransferase, with amino-acid sequence MKLTVKEIAEKIHARVAGNSFTVITGVSSFDNADASDITFAGDASFLSRLNQTRAGAVIVPDDGMYEKNSHPCLLMTANPRRAFFELVAHFHPAPASKPGISPLAVIGKNCVLGKGVTIAPHVVIEDEVVIKDHVQIMPHVFIGKGCVIKEHTTIKPNVTVMDGTCLGKHGIIHSGSVIGSDGYGFVQDGESHFKLSHTGHVIIGDHVEIGACNTIDRGTLGVTRIGNGVKTDNQVHIAHNVSIGDHTLVVAQVGIAGSTRIGKQTIIAGKAGISGHLTIGNHVIVGPYAGVSSSVPDNQIVSGIPHMPHKTWLKVVNILGRLPGMRKTLMAFEKRLDALERIIQKPELP; translated from the coding sequence ATGAAACTGACTGTCAAAGAGATCGCTGAAAAGATTCATGCCCGGGTGGCGGGAAATTCTTTCACCGTGATCACGGGGGTTTCTTCCTTTGACAATGCCGATGCATCAGATATCACGTTTGCCGGAGATGCCTCTTTTCTGTCACGTCTGAATCAGACCCGGGCCGGGGCCGTGATTGTGCCTGATGATGGCATGTATGAAAAAAATTCTCATCCCTGTTTATTGATGACCGCCAATCCCAGACGGGCTTTTTTTGAACTGGTGGCACATTTTCATCCGGCACCGGCATCAAAGCCCGGCATCAGCCCGCTGGCCGTCATTGGAAAAAACTGTGTGCTGGGAAAAGGTGTCACCATTGCCCCGCATGTGGTGATTGAAGATGAAGTGGTCATCAAAGACCATGTGCAAATCATGCCCCATGTTTTTATCGGAAAGGGTTGCGTGATCAAAGAACACACCACCATCAAACCCAATGTCACGGTGATGGATGGCACATGTCTGGGAAAACATGGCATCATTCACTCCGGATCCGTGATCGGATCGGACGGATACGGGTTTGTCCAGGATGGCGAAAGCCATTTCAAACTGTCTCACACCGGACATGTCATCATCGGAGATCATGTGGAAATCGGCGCGTGTAACACCATTGACCGGGGGACCTTAGGCGTCACCCGGATCGGCAATGGCGTGAAAACCGACAATCAGGTTCACATCGCCCATAATGTTTCCATCGGAGACCATACACTGGTGGTGGCCCAGGTGGGAATCGCCGGGTCCACCCGGATCGGAAAACAAACCATTATCGCCGGAAAAGCCGGTATATCCGGCCATTTGACCATTGGCAACCATGTGATTGTGGGCCCTTATGCCGGGGTGTCATCCTCGGTCCCGGACAATCAGATTGTGTCAGGCATCCCTCATATGCCCCATAAAACCTGGTTGAAAGTCGTGAACATCCTCGGCCGGCTGCCGGGGATGAGAAAAACGCTGATGGCATTTGAAAAACGGCTTGACGCCCTTGAACGCATTATACAAAAACCGGAGCTGCCATGA